From Medicago truncatula cultivar Jemalong A17 chromosome 7, MtrunA17r5.0-ANR, whole genome shotgun sequence, a single genomic window includes:
- the LOC11425347 gene encoding transcriptional corepressor LEUNIG_HOMOLOG isoform X2, translating into MKPTLGQAQSNWEADKVLDVYIHDYFLKRRLHNTAKAFMAEGKVSTDPVAIDAPGGFLFEWWSVFWDIFISRTNEKHSEAAASYIEQTKVREQPQIQQLQRMQQRNAQLQRRDPNHPGLGGSLNPMNSEGMLGQPPAGQLAMKMYEARMKHPHSIDANRMALLKSATSHQGQLVHGNSGNMSAVLQQMQARSALNNVIKREVKIGASPMNFPMDSSVYRQSILQSKSGLGRAGLNQGVTCLPLKGWPLNGIGQLRPGLGVQVPKPNLTSQNQYLLASQQQQVLAQAQAQQNSLGNSNYGDMDPRRLSGLPRGSLNPKDGQSNWNDGSISSQMQSGSPKMKMAQTQQSLSQQQEQLQQHQLQQSNRKRKQASSSGAANSTGTRNTAGPSPYSPSSTHTPGDALNTASSMEHVNNVQKSMMMYGTEATGGLRSSSNLLDDIDGFGDVGALDDNVESFLSNDAGDGGNLYGTIKQSPAEEQKDSSKTYTFAEFSCIRTRNIVTSCHFSSDGKLLASAGEDKKVTLWNMDSLRTEHTPEEHKLVITDVRFRPNSSQLATASCDKSVRLWDAVNPTYCVQEYSGHSSAIMSLDFHPKKTDIFCFCDNENEIRYYNITSSSCTRVSKGGNAKVRFQPGSGQLLAAASDKVVSIFDVETDRQIYSLQGHPEPVNNICWDTTGDMLASISPNLVKIWNLTSGECVQELNSTGNQFYSGLFHPSYATLLVVGGISSLELWNMAENKSMTIPAHENVISALAECAATGMVASASRDNSVKLWK; encoded by the exons ATGAAGCCAACTTTGGGTCAAGCTCAAAGTAACTGGGAAGCTGATAAAGT GCTTGATGTTTATATTCATgattattttctcaaaagaaGGTTACACAACACTGCGAAAGCTTTTATGGCAGAAGGAAAGGTTTCAACTGATCCAGTAG CAATTGATGCACCTGGAGGATTTCTTTTTGAGTGGTGGTCCGTCTTTTGGGATATATTCATCTCGAGAACAAATGAGAAGCATTCTGAGGCTGCTGCATCTTACATTGAG CAAACAAAGGTGAGAGAACAGCCTCAAATTCAGCAATTGCAACGGATGCAACAGCGCAATGCACAATTACAACGAAGAGATCCTAATCATCCTGGACTGGGTGGTTCTTTGAACCCCATGAACTCTGAAGGTATGTTGGGGCAGCCACCAGCAGGTCAATTGGCCATGAAAATGTATGAAGCACGAATGAAACACCCTCATTCAATTGATGCAAATAGAATGGCTCTTCTCAAATCAGCAACAAGTCATCAAGG TCAGCTGGTTCATGGTAATTCAGGGAATATGTCTGCGGTATTGCAGCAAATGCAGGCACGGTCTGCTTTGAACAAT gTCATCAAaagagaagttaaaattggtGCAAGTCCGATGAATtttcccatggattcatcagtTTATCGGCAGTCGATTCTACAATCGAAATCTGGGTTAGGCAGAGCAG GATTAAATCAAGGTGTTACATGTCTTCCATTGAAGGGATGGCCTCTAAAT GGAATTGGTCAACTAAGACCTGGTTTGGGTGTACAAGTTCCGAAGCCGAATTTAACATCGCAAAACCAATATCTTTTggcatcacaacaacaacaggTCTTGGCACAGGCTCAGGCACAACAAAACAGCCTTGGAAATTCTAATTATGGTGATATGGATCCACGCAGACTTTCTGGTCTTCCTCGAGGTAGCTTAAATCCAAAGGATGGTCAATCAAACTGGAATGATGGATCTATTTCCTCCCAAATGCAATCAGGTTCACCCAAG ATGAAGATGGCCCAGACACAACAATCATTGTCTCAGCAGCAAGAGCAATTGCAGCAGCATCAACTGCAGCAG AGTAACAGAAAAAGAAAGCAAGCTTCTTCTTCTGGAGCTGCCAATAGCACTGGTACTCGAAACACAGCTGGTCCTTCACCTTATTCACCATCATCAACACATACACCTGGTGATGCATTGAATACAGCAAGCAGCATGGAACATGTTAACAATGTGCAAAAGAGCATGATGATGTATGGTACAGAAGCAACAGGAGGACTTAGATCATCTTCAAATTTACTT GATGATATAGATGGATTTGGAGATGTTGGTGCTTTAGATGATAATGTGGAGTCCTTTCTATCAAATGATGCAGGAGATGGTGGCAATCTCTATGGAACAATAAAACAAAGCCCAGCTGAGGAACAAAAAGACTCTTCAAAAA CTTACACCTTTGCTGAATTTAGCTGCATAAGAACAAGGAACATAGTTACTTCTTGTCACTTTTCTTCCGATGGAAAGTTGCTTGCCAGTGCTGGAGAAGACAAAAAG GTGACCCTGTGGAATATGGACTCTCTGCGGACAGAGCACACTCCTGAAGAACACAAGTTAGTTATTACAGATGTCCGTTTTAGACCAAATTCATCTCAGTTGGCAACAGCCTCATGTGACAAATCTGTGCGGTTATGGGACGCAGTCAAT CCAACCTATTGTGTTCAAGAATATAGCGGGCACAGTTCAGCCATTATGTCCCTTGATTTTCACCCTAAGAAAACTGATATTTTCTGCTTCTGcgataatgaaaatgaaattcggTACTATAACATTACTTCATCCTCGTGTACCCGTGTATCCAAG GGAGGTAATGCAAAAGTGAGGTTTCAGCCTGGATCGGGACAGTTACTTGCTGCAGCTTCTGATAAAGTAGTGTCTATTTTTGATGTTGAAACTGACAGACAAATTTACTCACTCCAG GGTCATCCTGAACCGGTGAACAATATTTGCTGGGATACTACTGGAGATATGCTGGCATCTATTAGTCCAAATTTGGTGAAGATATGGAATTTGACCTCAGGAGAATGCGTTCAGGAGCTCAACTCTACTGGGAACCAGTTTTATTCTGGTCTCTTTCATCCAAGCTATGCAACTTTATTAGTAGTGGGAGGGATTTCG TCCTTAGAGTTGTGGAACATGGCTGAGAACAAAAGCATGACAATTCCTGCACATGAGAATGTGATTTCTGCTTTGGCTGAGTGTGCTGCTACTGGAATGGTTGCCTCTGCCAGTCGTGACAACTCTGTAAAGTTGTGGAAATAA
- the LOC11420563 gene encoding E3 ubiquitin-protein ligase PRT1 yields MENTALKNLDHDEHEEEIPDSFCCCVCLDLLYKPIVLSCGHMCCFWCIHKSMSGVRESKCPTCRHQYYHFPTVCQLLHFLLLKLYPVAYNRRTNQTLEEEKKSGYYSPQFDFDTCESQAKFGHSCSPSSSSTINLVSNSSNVGTSECMDQPGSTSHEGEPEITGTRVEEKALPLDNLTQQKISVADVMCTMCKQLLFHPVVLHCGHVYCETCVYKLADEMLRCQVCQIPHPRGFPKVCLEFDHFLEEQFPEEYAQRTDAIELKDVKLKPKTSSSCLLDNGNQGENMEWLSDPDSKAHFGVGCDFCGVLPIIGNRYKCNDCKEKIGFDLCGDCYDSRSKLPGRFNQQHTSDHSFKLVEPDPRRNIMLRLITGQLGDRSFNIQSLGNIEFTAEALGLFDGGVDNQNEPDATD; encoded by the exons ATGGAGAACACAGCATTGAAAAACCTTGATCACGATGAACATGAAGAAGAAATCCCAGATTCCTTTTGTTGTTGCGTTTGTCT GGATCTATTATACAAGCCCATTGTACTAT CTTGTGGTCACATGTGCTGTTTCTGGTGTATACATAAATCAATGAGTGGGGTGCGCGAATCTAAGTGTCCAACTTGTAGGCATCAATACTATCACTTCCCAACAGTCTGCCAATTGCTTCATTTTTTGCTTCTTAAGCTCTATCCTGTTGCTTACAATAGAAGGACCAATCAAACTCTTG AGGAAGAGAAGAAATCAGGCTACTACTCCCCTCAATTTGATTTCGACACATGTGAATCACAAGCTAAATTTGGTCATTCATGTAGCCCTTCTTCCTCCTCTACGATAAATCTGGTTTCCAACTCCAGCAATGTCGGAACTTCTGAATGTATGGACCAACCTGGGTCCACTTCCCATGAAGGAGAACCTGAAATTACCGGGACTCGAGTTGAAGAAAAAGCATTGCCTCTGGATAATCTTACACAGCAGAAAATATCTGTTGCTGACGTGATGTGTACAATGTGCAAGCAACTGCTTTTTCATCCTGTAGTTCTTCATTGCGGTCATG TATATTGTGAAACTTGTGTCTACAAGTTAGCTGATGAGATGCTTAGATGCCAAGTTTGTCAAATTCCACATCCAAGAGGATTTCCAAAAGTCTGTTTGGAGTTTGATCACTTTTTGGAGGAACAATTTCCTGAAGAATATGCACAGAGAACAGATGCTATTGAACTAAAGGATGTCAAACTCAAACCTAAGACATCTTCCTCTT GTTTATTGGATAACGGTAACCAAGGAGAAAATATGGAATGGTTGTCTGATCCTGACTCGAAAGCTCACTTTGGAGTTGGTTGTGACTTTTGTGGG GTATTACCTATCATTGGAAATAGATATAAATGCAATGACTGCAAGGAAAAAATAGGTTTTGATCTTTGTGGCGATTGCTATGACTCTCGCTCCAAACTTCCAGGCCGATTTAATCAACAACATACCTCAGATCATAGTTTCAAGCTTGTAGAACCTGATCCTCGTCGTAACATAATGTTGAGGCTGATCACTGGACAGTTAGGGGACCGTTCTTTCAACATCCAGTCTTTAGGAAACATAGAATTTACAGCCGAAGCACTTGGGTTGTTTGATGGTGGCGTAGATAACCAAAATGAACCTGATGCTACAGATTGA
- the LOC11425347 gene encoding transcriptional corepressor LEUNIG_HOMOLOG isoform X1 — MKPTLGQAQSNWEADKVLDVYIHDYFLKRRLHNTAKAFMAEGKVSTDPVAIDAPGGFLFEWWSVFWDIFISRTNEKHSEAAASYIETQQTKVREQPQIQQLQRMQQRNAQLQRRDPNHPGLGGSLNPMNSEGMLGQPPAGQLAMKMYEARMKHPHSIDANRMALLKSATSHQGQLVHGNSGNMSAVLQQMQARSALNNVIKREVKIGASPMNFPMDSSVYRQSILQSKSGLGRAGLNQGVTCLPLKGWPLNGIGQLRPGLGVQVPKPNLTSQNQYLLASQQQQVLAQAQAQQNSLGNSNYGDMDPRRLSGLPRGSLNPKDGQSNWNDGSISSQMQSGSPKMKMAQTQQSLSQQQEQLQQHQLQQSNRKRKQASSSGAANSTGTRNTAGPSPYSPSSTHTPGDALNTASSMEHVNNVQKSMMMYGTEATGGLRSSSNLLDDIDGFGDVGALDDNVESFLSNDAGDGGNLYGTIKQSPAEEQKDSSKTYTFAEFSCIRTRNIVTSCHFSSDGKLLASAGEDKKVTLWNMDSLRTEHTPEEHKLVITDVRFRPNSSQLATASCDKSVRLWDAVNPTYCVQEYSGHSSAIMSLDFHPKKTDIFCFCDNENEIRYYNITSSSCTRVSKGGNAKVRFQPGSGQLLAAASDKVVSIFDVETDRQIYSLQGHPEPVNNICWDTTGDMLASISPNLVKIWNLTSGECVQELNSTGNQFYSGLFHPSYATLLVVGGISSLELWNMAENKSMTIPAHENVISALAECAATGMVASASRDNSVKLWK; from the exons ATGAAGCCAACTTTGGGTCAAGCTCAAAGTAACTGGGAAGCTGATAAAGT GCTTGATGTTTATATTCATgattattttctcaaaagaaGGTTACACAACACTGCGAAAGCTTTTATGGCAGAAGGAAAGGTTTCAACTGATCCAGTAG CAATTGATGCACCTGGAGGATTTCTTTTTGAGTGGTGGTCCGTCTTTTGGGATATATTCATCTCGAGAACAAATGAGAAGCATTCTGAGGCTGCTGCATCTTACATTGAG ACCCAGCAAACAAAGGTGAGAGAACAGCCTCAAATTCAGCAATTGCAACGGATGCAACAGCGCAATGCACAATTACAACGAAGAGATCCTAATCATCCTGGACTGGGTGGTTCTTTGAACCCCATGAACTCTGAAGGTATGTTGGGGCAGCCACCAGCAGGTCAATTGGCCATGAAAATGTATGAAGCACGAATGAAACACCCTCATTCAATTGATGCAAATAGAATGGCTCTTCTCAAATCAGCAACAAGTCATCAAGG TCAGCTGGTTCATGGTAATTCAGGGAATATGTCTGCGGTATTGCAGCAAATGCAGGCACGGTCTGCTTTGAACAAT gTCATCAAaagagaagttaaaattggtGCAAGTCCGATGAATtttcccatggattcatcagtTTATCGGCAGTCGATTCTACAATCGAAATCTGGGTTAGGCAGAGCAG GATTAAATCAAGGTGTTACATGTCTTCCATTGAAGGGATGGCCTCTAAAT GGAATTGGTCAACTAAGACCTGGTTTGGGTGTACAAGTTCCGAAGCCGAATTTAACATCGCAAAACCAATATCTTTTggcatcacaacaacaacaggTCTTGGCACAGGCTCAGGCACAACAAAACAGCCTTGGAAATTCTAATTATGGTGATATGGATCCACGCAGACTTTCTGGTCTTCCTCGAGGTAGCTTAAATCCAAAGGATGGTCAATCAAACTGGAATGATGGATCTATTTCCTCCCAAATGCAATCAGGTTCACCCAAG ATGAAGATGGCCCAGACACAACAATCATTGTCTCAGCAGCAAGAGCAATTGCAGCAGCATCAACTGCAGCAG AGTAACAGAAAAAGAAAGCAAGCTTCTTCTTCTGGAGCTGCCAATAGCACTGGTACTCGAAACACAGCTGGTCCTTCACCTTATTCACCATCATCAACACATACACCTGGTGATGCATTGAATACAGCAAGCAGCATGGAACATGTTAACAATGTGCAAAAGAGCATGATGATGTATGGTACAGAAGCAACAGGAGGACTTAGATCATCTTCAAATTTACTT GATGATATAGATGGATTTGGAGATGTTGGTGCTTTAGATGATAATGTGGAGTCCTTTCTATCAAATGATGCAGGAGATGGTGGCAATCTCTATGGAACAATAAAACAAAGCCCAGCTGAGGAACAAAAAGACTCTTCAAAAA CTTACACCTTTGCTGAATTTAGCTGCATAAGAACAAGGAACATAGTTACTTCTTGTCACTTTTCTTCCGATGGAAAGTTGCTTGCCAGTGCTGGAGAAGACAAAAAG GTGACCCTGTGGAATATGGACTCTCTGCGGACAGAGCACACTCCTGAAGAACACAAGTTAGTTATTACAGATGTCCGTTTTAGACCAAATTCATCTCAGTTGGCAACAGCCTCATGTGACAAATCTGTGCGGTTATGGGACGCAGTCAAT CCAACCTATTGTGTTCAAGAATATAGCGGGCACAGTTCAGCCATTATGTCCCTTGATTTTCACCCTAAGAAAACTGATATTTTCTGCTTCTGcgataatgaaaatgaaattcggTACTATAACATTACTTCATCCTCGTGTACCCGTGTATCCAAG GGAGGTAATGCAAAAGTGAGGTTTCAGCCTGGATCGGGACAGTTACTTGCTGCAGCTTCTGATAAAGTAGTGTCTATTTTTGATGTTGAAACTGACAGACAAATTTACTCACTCCAG GGTCATCCTGAACCGGTGAACAATATTTGCTGGGATACTACTGGAGATATGCTGGCATCTATTAGTCCAAATTTGGTGAAGATATGGAATTTGACCTCAGGAGAATGCGTTCAGGAGCTCAACTCTACTGGGAACCAGTTTTATTCTGGTCTCTTTCATCCAAGCTATGCAACTTTATTAGTAGTGGGAGGGATTTCG TCCTTAGAGTTGTGGAACATGGCTGAGAACAAAAGCATGACAATTCCTGCACATGAGAATGTGATTTCTGCTTTGGCTGAGTGTGCTGCTACTGGAATGGTTGCCTCTGCCAGTCGTGACAACTCTGTAAAGTTGTGGAAATAA